A region of the Ferviditalea candida genome:
CGGCGCCGATGGGTTCGGGGGTTGTTTCGTTTGGCAGGCAGCGAGAATGACGGAAAGCGAAAGCAGAAGCAGGATCAGTGCGTTTTTTTTCATGTTCGTTCTCTCCCGTATGTAAGTTCGTTTGGAATGCTGGTCATATTGTATCATAAGTCGGTTCTTACATAAAAAGAAAAATATTGGGGTGTATGAGCCAGCCGATGAAGGCGGAAAATACATAGCGAAGCCAGTTTATCAAAGGAGGTTATTGTCGATGCGCACGATGAGTTTTCTGATGGGCGGCATTGTGGGAGCCGCGGCGGTCATATACTTCATGAATAATAACCGTCAGAGCATCTTTTCATTCAATGCGGCAGAGAAAGCAAGCAAATGGATGAATGGAGCGACGGATACAAAGTCTCCTTCCAAATCGGAAGCAAACTGGTCCGGAGGCGGTTTGAACACGGTCGAGCAAATGATCAACGAGGATCCCGAGGTCAAAAAAGCGGTGCAGGAGATTATGAAAAAAGAAACAACTTATCAGACCCAGTAATCCGAATTTGACAAGGTATTTTCCATATGCGGAATCATTTTCAGCGGCGTTTTTCGGCGGATGAAAGTGATTCTTTTTTTGCATTTTTTAGTAGTGCAATCCTCCATGAATAGTGATAACATATATAGCAGAAATCTATGGATTTCACCAAAAATGAGTTCTTCTCATACCTTGTTATTACTGATGTTGTAAGGGAGGATCCTGCCGTGAAAATAGAACGATTAAGTCAAGATAAAATAAGGATTTTCCTGACGTTTGACGATTTGCTGGAGCGCGGCATAAAAAAAGAAGACATGTGGAGGGAGATTCCCAAAGTCCATGAGCTGTTCAGTGAAATGATGGATCAAGCTTACTCAGAGCTTGGATTTGACGCCTCCGGACCGCTTGCGGTAGAAGTATTCGCTCTTCCTGCGCAAGGAATGGTAGTTATTGTGACGAGAGGGAAATTGGAGCCCGTTCATCATGACGACGCGATTGACGATGATGACTTGGAAGAAGTATACGAGATGGAAGTGACCTTGGAAGAAAGCGATTTAATCTCTTACTCGTTCCGTGATTTCGAATATCTCTTAAGTGCCGCCAAATTGGTGAATGCTCATCTCGTTCAAGGCGGAAGTTTATTTTCATATAAAGGCAGCTGGATTCTGCATATTGAGCCGGAAGCCATGGGGGAGCGCCAGTATGATACCGTGATCGCCGTTCTTTCCGAATTTGGAGAAGCGACGTCGGTGACGAGAGCGGTTCTTGAAGAATACGGGAAAACGGTAATCCCGGAGGATGCGGTCAAGGTGCTGTGTTCCCATTTTTGATGACGGTACGGTCTCATATCCGCTAGTGCGACGTCTGCCAACCCGTGTTAGCAGATGTCTTTTATTTCTTATGCGTTTATAAAGGAGGGAGCGCTTTGGTCGTTCTGTCGCTGATTCTAGCTGCGGTAGCACCCGGCATCGCGCTCTTGGCATACTTTTATCTTAAGGATAAATACGATGCCGAGCCGATCAGAATGGTGATAAGGATGTTCCTGATCGGCGTGCTGATTGTTTTTCCGACGATGGTTATTCAGCGCGGTTTCATGCTTGGATTGGGAGCCGATCCGCTCGTCATTTCCTTTTTGATTTCCGGCGGGATCGAAGAATTTTTCAAATGGTTCATCATTTTTCTTTTGTTGTACAGCCATTCCGTGTTTGACGAGCCCTATGACGGCATCGTATACGCAGTAGCTGTCGCTCTCGGTTTCGCCACCTTGGAGAATGTGATCTATGTGTTATATTATCACTCTTCATTTTCCGAACTGATCCTGCGAGCGCTGCTGCCGGTTTCGGGGCATGCGCTGTTCGGAGTGGTCATGGGCTATTATTTGGGAATAGCCAAATTTGCTCCCCGGCAGGGAAAAAAATATCTGGCCTTGTCATTGGCTCTGCCCATCCTATGGCATGGTTCATTCGATTACATCCTGCTTAAAACCGATGCCAATTGGATTTGGTATATCATTCCGTTCATGAGCGTATTGTGGCTTCGCAGCCTTTGGAAAATCCGCAACGCCAACGCCCATTCGCCGTATCGTCAATTTCACAGGGAAGAAGAGATTAAATTCTAAAGCTTTTGGTTATAATGAAAAAGGAATTTTTCTCTGGAGGTTACGTATGACGCAACGGGTCAAGGTACAAATTCGCTGTAAACGCTGCGGTGAACGGTTTGTGCTGAAAGGCAAGCGGGAACGGGGTAAATTGGATACAGGCTTCAAACAGTGCTTATGCGATAATGACACCGATTTTGATATTTCCGAAGAACGTTTATAATGTCTGTCCTTCATGCATAAAGCTCCCGACTTCAACGAAAACTATTCGTAACCGTTGAGGAAAGGAGACTTTTTTATGTATATGCGGCTTAGTGCAATTTTGTTCCCTATTGTAGCTCTCGCTCTCGTTGGAGCCGCCGTCTGGGGATACCAGGAAAACCAGGAGAAAAACTCGATTCTGATTAAAGCCGAAAACCAGTATCAAAGAGCATTTCACGATTTGACGTATCATGTGGAAAGCTTACATAGAGAACTGGGAAACACGCTGGCGGTAAATTCCAAATCGGAGCCGTTCGTCAGAAAAAGCCTGGCCAACATCTGGAGGCTGACGAGCCAGGCTCAAAGCGAAATCAACCAACTTCCGCTGACTCTTCTGCCGTTTAATAAAACCGAAGAATTCTTGGCCAACATCGCCAATTTTTCCTACAGGACTTCCGTCCGCAATTTGACGAAGCAGCCGCTGCAGGATGGCGAGATCAAGAGCTTGAAAACCTTGTACCAAAGATCTAAGGACATCTCCGATGAGCTGATGAAGGTCCAATCCCAAGTGCTGAAACATAACTTGCGCTGGATGGATGTGGAGGTTGCGCTTGCGTCGGAGAATAATACCGTGGACAACACCATCATCGACGGGTTCAAAACCGTTGACAAGAAAGTCAGCGCCTATCCCGAAATCGACTGGGGCCCTTCCGCGCAAAGCCTTTATCGGAAAAGAACCTATTCGGCTTTTTCCGGAATTGATATGACGCAGGAGGAAGTCAAAAAGAAGGCTGCCAAGCTGTGGGGACTGAAGAGCTCCGAAAACTTGAAAATTGTTGAAAACGGCAGGGGGACCGAATACAGCTCATACAGCGTTTCCCTGAATCAGGGCGATCAAAGGCTGCAGATGGATTTTTCCAAAAAAGGCGGAAACCTGCTCTGGTACATGCGAGAAAGAAAGGTTCGCGGGCAAAAGCTGACGCCTGACCAAGCGGTAAGTGCCGCCAATCGGAAGCTCAAGTCGCTTGGATATCCGCAAATGACACCGATCAACTATGACGAGTACGATAACGTGGCCAGCATTACCTTGGCGGCGGTCAAGAACAATGTTATCCTCTACCCTGAGAAATTGACGATTAACGTGGCATTGGATAACGGAGAGGCGCTCGGCCTAAACGCAACGGATTACGTTTTCGAGCATAAAGAAAGGAAGCTTCCGGTCCCCCGGCTCAGACTGAAAGAAGCGGAACAGTATTTGAACGGAGACTTCCGCATTATGTCGCATGATTTGGCGTTGATCCGAAACGATGAAAATCAGGAAGTGCTCTGTTATCGGTTTACCGGTAGGATTAACGGCAGCAAATACCGGATTTTTATCAATGCCGACAGCGGCCTCGAGGAGAAGGTCGAAACAATAGATACGGCAGCATAAAGAAGGATGTCGGAACCCGCGGGTTCCGATTTTTTTCCACATCTTTCTCCATTACATGATATAATCAACGTGTAAAAAATCATGCGGCGTGGAGGGATTCAGATTGCTTCCGAAAATCAATGATATTTTGTTCATTCAAGTCAACTCCGTTGATGAGGAAGAAGCTCAAAAGGAATTCAAGTCCCGAATCGCTGATATCCGGGATGAGGTAATGTCGATTGAAATTCCGATCGAAGTCAGAACGGGAAGATTGAAAAAGCTGTATACCGGAGATCAGCTGTCGATTTATTATATGTCTGAAGGCGGCGTCAAAAATTATTTCAATACCCAAGTGGAAGGTTTTAAGCGGGACGTCATTTCGCTTGTCCTGATCCGCAAGCCCAAACCTGAAGCCATCACCAAGGTTCAACGAAGAACCTTTCTGCGCGTTCCGGCGGAATTGGAAATATCCGTGAAGCTGGCAGATCACCATCAATTTCTCGCAATCACGGAAGATGTGGGCGGAGGCGGTATTTCCATGCTATGCGATGGAAAGGAGCCGATAATGCAGAAAGATGCCGTATCCTGCTGGCTCTTGATTCCATACCGCAACGGCACCGTTGACCACGTTCCGTTTAAAGCCGAAGTTGTGCGGACCAAAGAGCTGGATACGGGAAGGAGACTGGTCATGCTGGGGTTCACCGAAATCTCCGATGCGGACAGACAGAAAGTGATCCGTTATTGTTTCGAACGTCAGTTGGAATTGCGAAAAAACTAAGCTCGTTCTGAATAGTGGACACCGACAAAAGGAATAATAGATGGATGGCATATTTTCCAGAAACGGTGACCGCTGATGAAAAGAAGACGAGAAAGACAAGCGAGCTATGAGCAATTGTTCGTCCGTTTCTCCAATCGGATGGAACAATTGCTGGTTAAGGGCATCATCGCGCTTGGCTTGCTCTTAGTGACCGCACAAATTGTTCTGCAAGTTCCGGAATGGCGGAGTTATGTTTCAAAGATCGATCGGATAGAGGGCAAACGAAGCTATATTTTTCCACAATCGGGCGAAATCTACCCCTTTTCCATCGATTGGGCCGAAAAATAAAATGGGAGAAACGAAGAATTCTACAGGCTTGCCCGGTTTTGCATGATGACTGAATGTATGGTATAATTTCTATCGTTCGCTGGAGACTTTTGTTACCGTAAAGAGCTTTTTCTGATTGGCATCAAAACCTTCCTCTTTACGCGGTCGCTCATCAGTGAATTGGCCTCGATAGAGGTTTTTTTATTGAATGCCGCAGTCAAGGGAGAGATTCGTATTGCAACATCCACCCCGTAAAATCAATATTGCGATCGACGGACCCGCAGGGGCCGGGAAAAGTACAGTAGCCAGGATGGTTGCCAATGAACTGGGCTATGTTTATGTTGATACGGGAGCCATGTACCGTGCTGTCACTCTTAAGGCAATCCGGGCCGGAATCCATCCGGACGATCGAACGCGAATTGCCCAACTGACGGAGCAGTTGAACATTGAATTGATCCCCTCGAATGACTGTCAAAAGGTGCTGATCGACGGAGAGGATGTTACCGGACAAATCCGTACCAATGAGGTCTCGCAGCGGGTATCCGCTTTCTCGACGATTCCGGAGGTCAGGGAAATTTTATCCGGCAAGCAAAGAAATATCGCTGCTGCAAAAGGCGTGGTGATGGACGGCAGGGATATCGGGACGAAGGTGATCCCTGATGCGGAGGTAAAAATCTTTTTAACCGCTTCCGTTGAAGAAAGAGCGCGCCGGCGATATGAGGAATTGCTGGCCAAAGGTGAACAAGCGGACTTGGAGCAGCTGAAAAACGATATTTCCGAGCGGGACCGGATGGACGAACAACGCGAGCATTCCCCTTTGGTCCGGGCAGACGATGCGGTCCTTATGGACAGTACGGAAATGTCCATTTCCGAGGTCGTCCGACGGATCTTATCCCTGTGCGAAACCGTAAGGAACGACCTCCGCGTTTCTGAAAAAAAATAAATTCATTCGGGGAATATCGGGAATCAAGGTTGCTAAACCGCCTGATTCCGCTAAAATATAAATAAGGGTTTCAGCCTTTACGAATGGAATTTCACGCTGGGAACCATACTATTTATTAAACCGCTGTTTATTATACCTGCATTCTTTTGGCGGGTTATCAATAAAAATATGCGATACATCTTGTCCGCATAAATTTTTGTATGTGGCATGGCGTTGTGAATTGAGGAGGAAATGAAATGACGGAAGAAACGAAATTGCAAGAGACTGGAGCTTCTGTGGAGCCGGCCCAGGATAATCAGGCTGCGTCGGAAGCAACCGCGGAAACGGGCGCTTCTGTTGGGGAACAGCCTGCCGAAGTAAATGAACAGCAAAGCGTGGATGATCTGGTGACGTTGAAAAAGGGCGACATTGTTAAAGGAAAGGTTGTTAAAGTGGAAGACAATCAGGTCCTTGTAGATGTCGGTTACAAATATGACGGCGTCATTCCGATCCGTGAATTATCTTCTCTTCATCTGGAAAATGCGGCCGAATCTGTTTCCGTCGGTCAAGAAGTGGAATCCAAAGTCGTCAGCATAAATGATGATAAAGAATTGCTCGTTCTTTCCAAAAGAGCGGTGGACAGCGTCAAAGCTTGGGAACGGCTCGAACGTCTCCTTGAAACGGGAGAAGTGATCGAAGCCCAGGTGGCCGAAGTGGTCAAGGGCGGACTGGTCGTCGATTTGGGCGTGCGCGGTTTTGTGCCCGCTTCGATGGTCGAGCGCCATTTTGTCGAAGATTTCAGCGATTATAAAAATCGCACGCTGCGTTTGAAAATCAAAGAACTGGATCGCGAATCGAATAAAGTGATTCTTTCTCAGAAAGATGTATTGGATGAGGAATATGAATCTCAAAAACGCGAGCTGTTCTCCAGGCTTCAGGCGAACCAAGTACTCGAAGGCACCGTGCAGCGGCTGACACCGTTCGGAGCGTTTGTCGATATCGGGGGAGTGGATGGATTGGTGCATATTTCCGAGTTGTCCTGGAATCACGTGGACCATCCTTCCGAAGTGGTGAAGGAAGGCGATCACGTCAAAGTGAAGGTCCTGAAGGTCGATCCGGAAAACGAAAGAATCAGCCTCAGCATCAAAGCCGCACAGCCGGGTCCTTGGGAAAGCGTCCAAGATCAATTCAAATCGGGCGACATCGTGACGGGTACCGTCAAGCGTCTCGTCAATTTCGGCGCTTTCGTGGAAATCGCTCCGGGTGTGGAAGGTCTAGTGCATATTTCCCAAATTTCGCATAAGCATATCGGAACGCCGAATGAGGTATTGAAGGAAGGACAGGAAGTCAAAGTAAAAATTCTTGATCTCAATCCTTCGGAAAAACGCGCCAGCCTGAGCATCAAAGAAACGGAAGAAGCTCGTGTTGCTCCGCCTAAAACTAGAAAAGAAGAGCAGGAGATTTTGAAGAACGATAATGTCTCCATGAACAGCAGCGCAATGACGCTGACGCTGGGAGAGCGTTTCGGCGACAAGCTGAACAAACTCAAGTAAGCAATGGGCAACAACGGCGGGCCTCAAGGGGCCCGCTTTTTATTATGCAATGAAGGCTGCTGTTTTAATTTGGTTTGAGAATGGAAGATCACCGATTATTACAGAATGGGTATTGGCCTCCGGTTTCTCTTGAAATCGTGTTATCATGAATGGATGTACGAGGTATTAACACGATTTTCAAGGGAAACACGTGAACTCTACGGTTCAATACCCATTCCCATCGTTTCAATCGTTTCTCAATCAATTTGATCCATAAGCACGAATAATGATAATTTATCGCGCCGCGGCAAACAATAGCTGTAGCATTCCGAAACGATGAAGGTGATGGAATGAACCAGGGTTATATATCCGTCATTTTGATCTGCATCTTGCTGATATTGCTGGCTAGCGGTTGGCGGAAAGAAATGGCGGGGGATGCGTCTCATAAAGGCATTCTTCTTTTTTTTGCAGGATGGATCGTCGGTTCCCGTTTGAATCTCCGCCTTTCGGAACAAATCACGCTGAATTTGGTTTGTGTTCCGCTGCTCATTACATTCTTGGCGGTGTGGTTTGAAAGCCGCCGTCGGATGAACGGGTTGCACCTTGTATCCGGCGGGATCTTCATGTCCATGGCGTTTGTCCTGGAGCAGCAAATATCCAGCGCGGCCCCGATGATGGTCGTTTTCTTTCCGCTGATTGATGCCGCGTTGCTTCTCGGCATGCTTGCAGTCGGCTTGTTCCGCCGTCCCCTGGAACAGATTGCGGCGGTCAGTCTGGCGCTTCTGATCGGGAATCTGTTGTTCCAAATCATCCGGCGCGATCCAGTTCCGATTCATTTGGGGGATGCGTATTTTCAAGA
Encoded here:
- a CDS encoding genetic competence negative regulator, producing MKIERLSQDKIRIFLTFDDLLERGIKKEDMWREIPKVHELFSEMMDQAYSELGFDASGPLAVEVFALPAQGMVVIVTRGKLEPVHHDDAIDDDDLEEVYEMEVTLEESDLISYSFRDFEYLLSAAKLVNAHLVQGGSLFSYKGSWILHIEPEAMGERQYDTVIAVLSEFGEATSVTRAVLEEYGKTVIPEDAVKVLCSHF
- the prsW gene encoding glutamic-type intramembrane protease PrsW, whose amino-acid sequence is MVVLSLILAAVAPGIALLAYFYLKDKYDAEPIRMVIRMFLIGVLIVFPTMVIQRGFMLGLGADPLVISFLISGGIEEFFKWFIIFLLLYSHSVFDEPYDGIVYAVAVALGFATLENVIYVLYYHSSFSELILRALLPVSGHALFGVVMGYYLGIAKFAPRQGKKYLALSLALPILWHGSFDYILLKTDANWIWYIIPFMSVLWLRSLWKIRNANAHSPYRQFHREEEIKF
- the ypeB gene encoding germination protein YpeB: MYMRLSAILFPIVALALVGAAVWGYQENQEKNSILIKAENQYQRAFHDLTYHVESLHRELGNTLAVNSKSEPFVRKSLANIWRLTSQAQSEINQLPLTLLPFNKTEEFLANIANFSYRTSVRNLTKQPLQDGEIKSLKTLYQRSKDISDELMKVQSQVLKHNLRWMDVEVALASENNTVDNTIIDGFKTVDKKVSAYPEIDWGPSAQSLYRKRTYSAFSGIDMTQEEVKKKAAKLWGLKSSENLKIVENGRGTEYSSYSVSLNQGDQRLQMDFSKKGGNLLWYMRERKVRGQKLTPDQAVSAANRKLKSLGYPQMTPINYDEYDNVASITLAAVKNNVILYPEKLTINVALDNGEALGLNATDYVFEHKERKLPVPRLRLKEAEQYLNGDFRIMSHDLALIRNDENQEVLCYRFTGRINGSKYRIFINADSGLEEKVETIDTAA
- a CDS encoding flagellar brake protein, which gives rise to MLPKINDILFIQVNSVDEEEAQKEFKSRIADIRDEVMSIEIPIEVRTGRLKKLYTGDQLSIYYMSEGGVKNYFNTQVEGFKRDVISLVLIRKPKPEAITKVQRRTFLRVPAELEISVKLADHHQFLAITEDVGGGGISMLCDGKEPIMQKDAVSCWLLIPYRNGTVDHVPFKAEVVRTKELDTGRRLVMLGFTEISDADRQKVIRYCFERQLELRKN
- the cmk gene encoding (d)CMP kinase; the encoded protein is MPQSRERFVLQHPPRKINIAIDGPAGAGKSTVARMVANELGYVYVDTGAMYRAVTLKAIRAGIHPDDRTRIAQLTEQLNIELIPSNDCQKVLIDGEDVTGQIRTNEVSQRVSAFSTIPEVREILSGKQRNIAAAKGVVMDGRDIGTKVIPDAEVKIFLTASVEERARRRYEELLAKGEQADLEQLKNDISERDRMDEQREHSPLVRADDAVLMDSTEMSISEVVRRILSLCETVRNDLRVSEKK
- the rpsA gene encoding 30S ribosomal protein S1, with amino-acid sequence MTEETKLQETGASVEPAQDNQAASEATAETGASVGEQPAEVNEQQSVDDLVTLKKGDIVKGKVVKVEDNQVLVDVGYKYDGVIPIRELSSLHLENAAESVSVGQEVESKVVSINDDKELLVLSKRAVDSVKAWERLERLLETGEVIEAQVAEVVKGGLVVDLGVRGFVPASMVERHFVEDFSDYKNRTLRLKIKELDRESNKVILSQKDVLDEEYESQKRELFSRLQANQVLEGTVQRLTPFGAFVDIGGVDGLVHISELSWNHVDHPSEVVKEGDHVKVKVLKVDPENERISLSIKAAQPGPWESVQDQFKSGDIVTGTVKRLVNFGAFVEIAPGVEGLVHISQISHKHIGTPNEVLKEGQEVKVKILDLNPSEKRASLSIKETEEARVAPPKTRKEEQEILKNDNVSMNSSAMTLTLGERFGDKLNKLK
- a CDS encoding YphA family membrane protein yields the protein MNQGYISVILICILLILLASGWRKEMAGDASHKGILLFFAGWIVGSRLNLRLSEQITLNLVCVPLLITFLAVWFESRRRMNGLHLVSGGIFMSMAFVLEQQISSAAPMMVVFFPLIDAALLLGMLAVGLFRRPLEQIAAVSLALLIGNLLFQIIRRDPVPIHLGDAYFQDEWWLTVVLSRGLSEILNACLKIWRNTMSVKLNRRRGYRE